In Anseongella ginsenosidimutans, one genomic interval encodes:
- a CDS encoding ferredoxin--NADP reductase gives MKGYLILRIRQIIRETPDAATFVLEQEDGSPVRYRAGQFLTLIFERHGKEVRRSYSLSSSPGIDAGLRITVKQMENGEFSRYLLSRLKPGDCLKALSPAGRFTFPDSFSGPADVFLLAAGSGIVPVFSILKMLLTSRPDLKITLVYSNYNEESTIFRKEIDALSRDYSQQFHYIHILSQPHRVAVNVIHGHLNNLLLERLVEKHLHFERSEALFFICGPFTYMRMVQITLRVAGFRDEQLRKENFVVNEPVPPRFTFPEGPYPKEVFLDVSGEAHRLQLSRGQTVLEAALQAGLNLPYSCKAGVCATCTARCSQGEVKMAVNEVLTSADLERGLVLTCVAFPVTQKVHIEIEI, from the coding sequence ATGAAGGGATACCTAATACTGCGCATCAGGCAAATCATCCGGGAAACTCCGGACGCAGCTACATTCGTTCTTGAACAGGAGGATGGCTCTCCGGTTCGTTATAGGGCCGGCCAGTTTTTAACCCTTATTTTTGAGCGGCACGGAAAGGAAGTCAGGAGATCCTACTCGTTAAGTTCCTCGCCCGGCATTGACGCCGGTTTGCGCATTACGGTGAAACAAATGGAGAACGGGGAATTTTCCCGTTACCTGCTTAGCCGGCTGAAACCAGGAGACTGCCTGAAAGCGCTTTCACCTGCAGGGCGTTTTACATTTCCGGACTCGTTCAGCGGCCCGGCGGATGTATTCCTGCTCGCTGCGGGCAGCGGCATCGTTCCCGTTTTCTCCATCCTGAAAATGCTGCTCACAAGCCGCCCTGACCTTAAAATAACCCTTGTCTACAGCAATTATAATGAAGAAAGCACCATTTTCCGAAAGGAAATTGACGCGCTTTCCCGGGACTATTCTCAGCAGTTTCATTACATTCATATCCTGAGCCAGCCGCATCGTGTGGCTGTTAACGTGATCCACGGCCATCTGAATAACCTGCTTCTTGAACGGCTGGTGGAAAAGCATCTTCATTTCGAAAGAAGCGAGGCGCTTTTTTTTATCTGCGGCCCTTTTACTTATATGCGCATGGTGCAGATCACACTGCGGGTAGCCGGCTTCCGGGATGAGCAGCTGCGCAAGGAGAATTTCGTCGTGAACGAGCCGGTGCCACCCCGCTTCACGTTCCCGGAGGGGCCCTACCCTAAAGAGGTGTTCCTGGATGTTTCCGGTGAAGCACACCGGCTGCAGCTAAGCAGGGGGCAGACAGTGCTGGAGGCCGCACTGCAGGCGGGGCTGAACCTGCCCTATAGCTGCAAAGCTGGTGTTTGTGCAACCTGCACCGCCCGATGTAGTCAGGGAGAAGTGAAAATGGCGGTGAATGAAGTTCTCACCAGCGCCGATCTGGAGCGGGGCCTTGTACTTACCTGCGTGGCCTTCCCGGTTACGCAAAAAGTGCATATTGAGATTGAGATATAA
- a CDS encoding DUF4142 domain-containing protein, whose translation MKTYKKTWMLPILSLLLCGSAYAFTAPAADTSGKKDAGFAKKAAAGGMFEVEAAELAKENGESQAVKDFAEMMIKDHTSVNEKLKGIAADKNIELPASLPEDKASKLETLSTLSGAAFDKAYAEEMVSSHEKTIALFEEEAESGEDPDLSGLAEESLPTLRHHLAEAEALKGEAGE comes from the coding sequence ATGAAAACGTACAAGAAAACCTGGATGCTTCCTATCCTGTCGCTGCTGCTATGCGGTAGCGCCTATGCTTTTACTGCGCCCGCAGCTGATACCTCCGGTAAAAAAGACGCCGGTTTCGCCAAAAAGGCTGCTGCGGGAGGAATGTTCGAAGTGGAGGCTGCTGAACTCGCAAAGGAGAACGGGGAAAGCCAGGCCGTGAAAGATTTTGCGGAGATGATGATAAAAGACCACACTTCGGTAAATGAAAAACTAAAGGGCATAGCTGCCGACAAGAATATCGAATTGCCTGCATCGCTGCCGGAAGACAAAGCAAGCAAGCTGGAAACATTATCCACTCTTAGCGGGGCTGCCTTTGACAAAGCTTATGCGGAAGAAATGGTGAGCAGTCACGAGAAAACCATTGCATTGTTTGAGGAAGAGGCGGAATCAGGTGAAGACCCCGACCTCAGCGGCCTGGCAGAAGAAAGCCTGCCGACCCTCAGGCATCACCTGGCCGAAGCCGAAGCGCTAAAGGGTGAAGCAGGAGAATAA
- a CDS encoding MFS transporter, giving the protein MTARKITRNFRLYFYRQKALFHRNYRLFMAGQVLSLTGTWIQRLAMMWLAYQLTGSEFLLGMVAFCEQIPILLLAPLAGVYADRWNKHKALIYIEGFGMLQAILLGILTLAGMVNIWHIMVLSLCLGVINAFEIPIRQAFVVEMVDRNKKALASAIALNSTTFNLSRLVGPSVAGMLISAAGEGWCFLINGISYGAVMISLLLMRVSTSVYYSVSKEDVFSRLREGVRYIASRQGMRNLLLLLAVISFANASLRTLAPVFAQDILHGDAQTLGYLMSAAGVGAITGALYLTNSRSAGTMIRIISSTGILLGISIVCFAFSGMLVFSLLFIAIAGLSQMLHTASTNTLLQLYTDDDKRGRVMSFYTVCLQGTMPLGSLLAGSLAGIIGGPWAMALMGSICLGATFFYRKTRRAQTSPQNRH; this is encoded by the coding sequence ATGACGGCAAGAAAGATCACTCGTAATTTCCGGCTTTATTTTTACAGGCAAAAGGCTCTATTCCACCGGAATTACCGTCTTTTTATGGCCGGGCAGGTATTGTCGCTCACCGGAACCTGGATACAGCGACTGGCCATGATGTGGCTGGCCTACCAGCTTACTGGTTCGGAATTCCTGCTGGGCATGGTGGCATTCTGCGAACAGATCCCCATCCTGCTGCTTGCGCCCCTGGCGGGCGTGTATGCAGATCGCTGGAACAAACACAAGGCCTTGATCTATATCGAAGGCTTTGGGATGCTGCAGGCGATCTTGTTGGGCATACTTACACTTGCCGGAATGGTGAACATCTGGCATATCATGGTCCTGAGCCTCTGTCTTGGAGTGATCAATGCCTTTGAGATCCCTATCCGGCAGGCATTCGTGGTGGAAATGGTTGACCGGAACAAGAAGGCGCTGGCCAGCGCCATTGCGCTCAATTCCACTACCTTTAATCTTTCGCGCCTGGTGGGCCCTTCCGTGGCCGGTATGCTTATCAGCGCAGCCGGGGAAGGCTGGTGCTTCCTGATCAACGGCATTAGTTATGGTGCGGTAATGATATCCCTGCTGCTGATGCGCGTTTCTACCAGCGTTTACTATTCGGTTTCGAAAGAAGATGTGTTCAGCCGCTTGCGGGAAGGGGTCCGCTATATTGCTTCCCGGCAGGGCATGCGCAATTTGTTATTACTGCTGGCGGTTATCAGCTTCGCCAACGCGTCCCTGCGTACCCTGGCGCCGGTTTTTGCACAGGATATTCTGCACGGGGATGCCCAAACCCTGGGTTACCTGATGAGCGCCGCGGGAGTGGGCGCTATTACAGGCGCTCTTTACCTGACCAACAGCAGAAGCGCAGGTACGATGATCCGCATAATATCGAGTACCGGTATCCTGCTGGGGATTAGCATCGTTTGTTTTGCCTTCTCAGGAATGCTCGTGTTTTCCCTGTTGTTCATCGCCATTGCCGGCTTATCGCAGATGCTGCATACCGCGTCTACCAATACGCTTCTTCAACTTTATACAGACGACGATAAGCGCGGAAGGGTCATGAGTTTTTATACCGTCTGCCTTCAGGGTACCATGCCTCTCGGAAGCCTGCTGGCAGGGTCTCTGGCGGGGATCATTGGTGGCCCCTGGGCTATGGCGCTGATGGGGAGCATTTGCCTGGGAGCCACTTTCTTCTACCGGAAAACGCGGCGCGCACAAACGTCTCCGCAGAACCGGCATTAA